Proteins from a single region of Dyadobacter fanqingshengii:
- a CDS encoding metallophosphoesterase: protein MRNALRVFTFSVLLTGAFSCASYKTQFSKDATAWERDAPAPDLVLKHTMYLIGDAGNDSPESRAPVLEYLKTKLETESKNSSALFLGDNIYEHGMPPSEDSADRKVAEFRIISQLETLDKFKGTPIFLPGNHDWRGWGVKGLKRQEKFVDKYINEQRGVKDKEDYENYFLPLDGCSGPEVIELNDNVVVIVVDSQWWLTDWDKDSKINDGCEIKNREQFRFVFENVVRKYRSKNVVFAMHHPPYTYGPHGGRFTIKQHIFPLTELNPDLWIPLPVLGSISALFRATIGSRQDVANKHYKDLRTAVMAGAKKNGKFIFASGHEHALQSIENEGQEFIVSGSGSKNSPVSLGKGSQFASSRLGYSTINFYEGGEAWTNFWEVSPDGKDAKLVFRKKIKDKQTIELPDSTIAFTEYNQHKDSTSRFVTSREVKPVGGFHKFVLGEHNRDLYTYKYPFPVLDLAQYKGGVTPVKQGGGNQTNSLRLRDGEGKEYALRGLTKDVSRFLPFPFNQMIAAKYLVEDNFLSTNPFAPLSMPILADAVKVYHTNPKLYYVPAQPGLATYNALFGGTMNLLEERPDGKRWKEAAFFGNPDKIVSTPELVESMLENGKNKVDEEWAVRTRLFDFVIGDWDRHDDQWAWSSLKQKDGTILYRPIPRDRDQAFSMYDGLLTGVARLTLPFLRQLQSFSPEIQSMKWTTWSARLFDRTFLTQLTWAQWEEQAKFIQNNLTDEVINSAFAVWPDEARKISSPALIQNMKSRRDNLLRMARTHYEFVSENVNVIGTEEEERIVVERLDDKRTKVSVYETGKDRHIKHLNYERIFDADVTRAINVYGNGDDDEFIVKGDVRKGIKVRLIGGLGTDAFADSTHSGAGKKKTFIYDDLRNNTFVSGPDTKDKRTNLYRYNVYDRRSADSNYDIAIPAPILGVNPDDGLLLGASATWMRYGFKKEPYASLHAFGGSYAFATKGFKVNYTGDFINAFKKFDFYLDTYYHGPTYAFNYAGLGNDTERPVDDPDYYRVRQSFFHVYPALKKRFAGTAGFITLGPFFELSDIQPTSGRFITSPENELSNDIFHTKMFAGGKFLFDFNSVDNIFAPHTGIRFNAGFNWTTNLDNNNNFGSLRAKFAYYTSLDAGENIILATQIGAGLIFGDGYEFFQMPTLGGKQGLRGYRTERFYGNSSIWHDTDLRIRLGSSYNPTLPLTYGVFGSFDHGRVWLEEDDESKAWHYSYGGGVWFAPVDILTFAIGAFIPKEKKEEKPRIAFQIGFWF from the coding sequence ATGAGGAACGCGTTGCGGGTTTTCACTTTTTCGGTTTTGCTGACTGGGGCTTTTTCCTGTGCCAGCTATAAAACGCAGTTTTCCAAAGATGCGACAGCGTGGGAGCGTGACGCGCCCGCGCCCGATCTGGTTTTGAAACACACCATGTATCTGATTGGGGATGCAGGAAACGACTCGCCGGAAAGCCGGGCGCCGGTTTTGGAATATCTCAAAACAAAACTTGAAACAGAGTCCAAAAACAGCTCTGCATTATTTTTGGGAGATAACATTTATGAGCATGGTATGCCCCCTTCGGAGGATTCTGCTGATCGCAAGGTTGCTGAATTCAGGATCATTTCTCAGCTCGAAACATTGGATAAATTCAAAGGAACACCCATTTTTCTTCCGGGAAACCACGATTGGCGGGGCTGGGGTGTGAAGGGTTTGAAGCGTCAGGAAAAATTTGTTGATAAGTACATCAATGAGCAGCGCGGTGTTAAGGATAAGGAAGATTATGAGAATTACTTCCTGCCGCTGGACGGCTGCTCGGGCCCGGAGGTGATAGAACTGAATGATAATGTGGTTGTTATTGTGGTGGATTCCCAATGGTGGCTGACGGATTGGGATAAGGATTCTAAGATCAACGATGGCTGCGAGATCAAAAACAGGGAGCAATTTCGCTTTGTTTTTGAAAATGTGGTCCGTAAATACCGCAGCAAAAATGTGGTTTTTGCTATGCATCACCCGCCTTACACATACGGCCCGCACGGGGGACGATTTACCATTAAGCAGCACATTTTCCCGCTCACCGAGCTCAACCCCGATCTATGGATTCCTTTGCCCGTACTAGGCAGCATTAGCGCATTGTTCCGCGCAACTATTGGTTCCAGGCAGGACGTTGCCAACAAGCATTACAAAGATTTGCGCACGGCTGTTATGGCAGGCGCGAAAAAGAACGGCAAATTCATTTTTGCGAGCGGGCATGAGCATGCATTACAATCCATTGAAAATGAAGGGCAGGAGTTCATTGTCAGTGGAAGCGGCAGCAAAAACAGTCCGGTTAGCCTGGGTAAAGGTTCGCAGTTTGCTTCATCCAGGCTCGGTTACTCTACGATCAACTTTTATGAAGGAGGGGAAGCGTGGACAAATTTTTGGGAAGTAAGCCCGGACGGAAAAGATGCAAAACTGGTTTTTCGCAAAAAAATTAAGGATAAGCAAACCATTGAATTGCCCGATTCCACAATCGCATTCACAGAATATAACCAGCACAAGGATTCCACAAGCCGGTTTGTGACAAGCCGCGAAGTAAAACCAGTTGGCGGGTTTCATAAATTCGTACTAGGGGAACATAACAGGGACCTTTATACATATAAATACCCGTTCCCGGTTTTGGATCTTGCCCAATATAAAGGGGGTGTCACACCCGTGAAGCAAGGCGGGGGAAATCAGACCAACTCATTACGCTTGCGCGACGGCGAGGGGAAAGAATACGCTTTACGCGGCCTCACCAAAGACGTGAGCCGGTTTTTGCCATTTCCATTCAACCAAATGATCGCTGCAAAATATTTGGTGGAAGATAACTTCTTGTCGACCAACCCTTTTGCGCCGCTTTCCATGCCCATATTGGCGGATGCAGTAAAGGTTTATCATACCAATCCAAAGCTCTATTATGTTCCTGCCCAGCCCGGTCTGGCTACTTACAATGCGCTTTTTGGCGGAACAATGAATTTGCTGGAAGAACGGCCTGACGGAAAAAGATGGAAAGAGGCAGCGTTTTTCGGGAATCCTGATAAAATTGTAAGTACGCCGGAACTGGTTGAGAGCATGCTGGAAAATGGCAAAAATAAAGTAGACGAGGAATGGGCGGTCCGCACACGGCTTTTCGATTTCGTAATTGGCGACTGGGACCGGCATGATGATCAATGGGCCTGGTCTTCGTTGAAGCAAAAAGACGGCACGATATTGTATCGCCCCATTCCCAGAGACCGTGATCAGGCATTTTCCATGTATGATGGCTTGCTAACCGGTGTGGCACGCCTCACATTGCCGTTCCTTCGGCAGCTGCAAAGTTTCAGTCCCGAGATCCAAAGCATGAAATGGACGACTTGGAGCGCCCGTCTTTTTGACAGAACATTTCTTACGCAGCTGACCTGGGCGCAATGGGAAGAGCAAGCGAAATTTATCCAAAATAACCTGACCGACGAGGTCATTAACAGCGCCTTTGCCGTCTGGCCCGATGAAGCCAGAAAAATATCGTCGCCCGCTTTGATCCAAAACATGAAGAGCAGACGCGATAACCTGCTTCGAATGGCCAGAACGCATTACGAATTTGTAAGTGAGAATGTGAATGTCATCGGCACGGAAGAAGAGGAGCGTATCGTGGTAGAAAGGCTGGATGATAAACGGACGAAAGTTTCTGTCTATGAAACGGGCAAGGACCGCCATATCAAACATTTGAATTACGAACGCATTTTCGACGCGGATGTGACCAGGGCGATTAATGTGTATGGCAATGGTGATGATGACGAGTTCATCGTCAAAGGAGATGTTAGAAAAGGCATTAAAGTGCGGTTGATAGGCGGATTAGGAACCGACGCGTTTGCAGACAGCACGCATTCAGGCGCAGGGAAAAAGAAAACCTTCATCTACGACGATCTGCGGAACAACACCTTCGTTTCCGGCCCGGATACGAAGGACAAGCGCACGAACCTTTACCGATACAATGTGTATGACAGGCGAAGCGCCGACAGTAATTATGACATTGCCATTCCGGCGCCGATTTTGGGCGTTAATCCCGATGACGGCTTGCTGCTGGGCGCAAGCGCGACCTGGATGCGTTACGGATTTAAAAAAGAGCCATATGCTTCGCTACATGCATTTGGTGGGAGCTATGCATTTGCTACAAAAGGATTTAAGGTAAATTACACAGGCGATTTTATCAATGCTTTCAAGAAATTCGACTTCTATCTCGACACTTACTATCACGGCCCAACTTACGCTTTTAACTATGCCGGATTAGGCAATGACACCGAAAGGCCGGTCGACGATCCGGACTATTATCGGGTGAGACAAAGTTTTTTCCACGTTTACCCCGCGTTGAAAAAGCGCTTTGCCGGAACGGCTGGCTTTATCACGCTCGGCCCGTTCTTCGAACTATCGGACATTCAGCCGACGAGCGGACGATTTATTACAAGTCCGGAGAATGAACTATCCAATGATATTTTTCATACCAAAATGTTTGCCGGCGGAAAGTTTTTGTTTGATTTCAACAGCGTGGATAACATTTTCGCGCCGCATACCGGAATTCGTTTCAATGCTGGTTTCAACTGGACGACTAATCTGGATAATAACAACAACTTTGGCTCACTCAGGGCTAAATTTGCTTACTATACCAGCCTGGATGCTGGTGAAAACATCATTCTCGCTACTCAGATCGGCGCCGGGCTCATTTTTGGGGATGGTTATGAATTTTTCCAGATGCCAACATTGGGGGGCAAGCAGGGGTTACGCGGATATCGCACAGAGCGTTTTTATGGGAATAGCAGTATTTGGCATGATACGGATCTGCGGATCAGGCTCGGAAGCAGTTATAACCCAACATTACCGCTTACTTACGGGGTGTTTGGCAGCTTCGATCACGGCCGGGTTTGGCTGGAAGAGGATGACGAGTCGAAGGCCTGGCATTATAGTTACGGAGGCGGCGTCTGGTTTGCGCCCGTCGACATTCTCACATTCGCAATAGGCGCATTTATTCCAAAAGAAAAGAAAGAAGAAAAGCCTAGAATAGCGTTTCAGATCGGTTTCTGGTTCTGA
- a CDS encoding DUF4142 domain-containing protein: MKNIKVYFFAALILSAVACDDETTSSDVPAEMDKQFMLAAFDDGLFEVNAGQVASSKGTTSVITDFGGQLLDDHTVINQELMQLAKEVNLDLPTTLSNAKQQKLDTLSGLSGMAFDTTYIKMMVSTHEGSINLYEIQATTGRNVTLKTFASDNLTKLRAHLETAKSMKDSIQ; the protein is encoded by the coding sequence ATGAAGAACATTAAAGTATATTTTTTCGCAGCACTGATACTTTCAGCAGTTGCGTGCGACGATGAGACCACAAGCAGCGACGTGCCTGCGGAAATGGATAAGCAATTTATGCTTGCCGCTTTTGACGATGGTTTATTTGAAGTAAATGCGGGTCAGGTGGCGTCGTCCAAGGGGACCACAAGTGTTATCACCGATTTTGGCGGACAATTGCTCGACGATCATACAGTTATCAATCAGGAATTGATGCAGCTTGCCAAAGAGGTCAATCTGGACCTCCCGACTACACTATCCAATGCAAAGCAGCAAAAGCTGGATACATTGTCCGGGCTTTCTGGGATGGCATTTGATACGACTTATATCAAAATGATGGTCAGCACACACGAAGGAAGTATAAATTTGTATGAGATCCAGGCCACAACCGGCCGCAATGTTACGCTGAAAACATTTGCCTCGGACAATTTAACCAAGTTACGGGCACACCTCGAAACGGCGAAATCGATGAAAGATTCGATTCAGTAA
- a CDS encoding PAS domain S-box protein has translation MINYTQGGIERNGSISSEVMYRDLFLLNPQPMWVYDVETFEILNVNEAAVRHYGYSREEFLHLTIKDLRPAADIPILVSAVKKVRKYDKLYSTGVYRHQKKNGTIIDVNIQSNIIYIDGRKAELVLATDITEKCKADEKFKAIFEHTRDAIIICDDDGNCLDYNVALVDMFGYSRTELDQINLFTLLKVRDGENSHDLWKRFLKGEIRSGKMHLIHKDGSLIIGSFNAKPNILPGMHLCVVTDITEKVLKSKALIVSNERYKLILNAANEAIYDWDIERDKVEWGTGFKDIFGYDLAVYNNHIWSDNIYHEDKERVVREITEALDDESREMLVTECRYVKCDERVALVEHRIIFLRNVNGKAIRAVGSVRDITDYKQNLHRIQLQNEQLKEIAWIQSHVVRAPLTRMMGLVELLRMGEYGDLGKEEILNLVQQSATELDNVIKEIVNKADKVQSEDD, from the coding sequence ATGATTAATTATACGCAGGGAGGAATTGAAAGAAATGGTTCTATTTCGTCAGAAGTAATGTATCGGGACCTGTTCCTGCTCAATCCCCAGCCAATGTGGGTGTATGACGTGGAAACTTTTGAAATACTGAACGTGAATGAGGCGGCGGTCAGGCATTATGGTTACAGCAGGGAAGAATTTCTTCATCTCACCATTAAAGACTTGCGTCCGGCTGCCGATATTCCAATTCTGGTGTCGGCCGTAAAAAAGGTCAGAAAATATGATAAACTTTACTCCACAGGCGTTTACAGGCACCAGAAGAAAAACGGGACGATCATTGATGTTAACATTCAAAGCAACATTATTTATATCGACGGCCGTAAGGCTGAGCTTGTTCTTGCCACCGACATTACTGAAAAATGCAAAGCCGACGAGAAGTTCAAAGCGATTTTTGAACACACGCGCGATGCCATTATAATCTGTGATGATGATGGTAATTGCCTGGATTATAATGTAGCGTTGGTGGACATGTTTGGCTATTCCAGGACAGAGCTGGACCAAATCAACCTTTTCACATTACTGAAAGTCAGGGATGGAGAGAATTCGCACGATCTCTGGAAAAGATTCCTGAAAGGAGAAATCCGGAGTGGCAAGATGCACCTTATTCACAAGGACGGGAGCCTGATCATCGGCAGCTTCAATGCCAAGCCCAACATCCTGCCGGGTATGCATCTCTGCGTCGTTACGGATATCACCGAAAAAGTTTTGAAATCCAAAGCTTTGATCGTGAGTAACGAGCGTTATAAACTCATTCTCAATGCAGCCAATGAAGCCATTTACGATTGGGATATCGAGCGGGATAAAGTTGAGTGGGGGACAGGGTTCAAGGATATTTTTGGATACGATCTTGCCGTTTACAATAATCATATCTGGTCGGATAATATTTACCATGAGGACAAGGAACGGGTGGTCAGAGAGATTACGGAAGCGCTTGATGACGAAAGCCGGGAAATGCTGGTTACCGAATGCCGCTATGTAAAATGTGATGAAAGGGTGGCGTTGGTGGAGCACAGGATCATTTTTTTACGTAATGTGAATGGAAAGGCTATCCGCGCAGTTGGTTCCGTCCGGGATATCACCGATTACAAGCAGAATTTACACAGGATTCAGCTCCAAAACGAGCAATTGAAGGAGATAGCGTGGATTCAGTCGCATGTAGTGAGGGCACCTCTGACCCGGATGATGGGGTTGGTGGAACTTCTCAGAATGGGGGAATATGGGGATTTGGGGAAAGAAGAAATACTCAATCTTGTGCAACAGTCCGCAACCGAATTAGACAATGTGATAAAGGAGATAGTGAATAAAGCAGATAAAGTCCAGAGCGAAGATGATTAG
- a CDS encoding response regulator, whose amino-acid sequence MISDLKILLVDDDKIMLFLHEMFLKKSGILHDTVLCYNGLDALQYLDNYASEETHFLVLLDINMPVMNGWEFLNTIADRPYVNRVHVVMVSSATEESEKKKALNYSQVIDYQQKPLNVESCGKIVHSEMLKGFFEDFTAE is encoded by the coding sequence ATGATTAGTGATCTTAAAATCCTGTTGGTAGATGATGACAAGATCATGCTGTTCCTGCATGAGATGTTTTTAAAAAAAAGCGGTATCTTACACGATACGGTCTTGTGCTACAATGGATTGGATGCGCTTCAATATCTGGATAATTACGCGTCGGAAGAAACCCATTTCCTGGTTTTACTGGATATAAACATGCCCGTTATGAACGGGTGGGAGTTTTTGAATACAATTGCCGACAGGCCCTATGTAAACCGTGTGCATGTAGTGATGGTAAGCTCGGCAACAGAAGAATCCGAAAAGAAAAAAGCGCTTAATTACAGCCAGGTGATCGATTACCAACAAAAACCGCTCAACGTTGAAAGCTGCGGAAAGATAGTCCATAGTGAAATGTTGAAGGGCTTTTTCGAAGATTTTACCGCAGAATAA
- a CDS encoding ATP-binding protein has product MKNIAYAKSFERLWQSEAEAENKLYNKLFCIAFLLCNPAASIGFYLANDPFYLTLLYTHCISSSLIAVLLLLHYKKVITGQQMSFITQIMLICFYTYLLAQPHRSYAQSCLNLTLGIIFTGLILRWPVRYALASSLLSIILYPAAIYFLGEPSALKMFFAEGGVFLLLAQFLFPFVMKVSVGKDKREFYYRYNLQEQNVELEKQKTIAENATKAKSDFLSMMSHEIRTPLNGIVGIVHIMMDEDQNSKNRNELLTTLKFSSDHLMAVVNDVLDFSKINADHIQLDEFAFDPGLLFENLRKTFVPRTDEKKIDLIFDIDSRLPSHIISDSVRLNQVITNLIHNAIKFTETGYVKFVVREITRDDKTVRLHFSVEDTGIGIPVEEQPTIFESFTQVRQEDSENKGTGLGLAISKELLLLFKSDIFLESEPGKGSVFSFEIQFPYLEEEVTVKPVPLKKIMTAIAFPQAKVLVADDNKINVTLATMLLKRKNILFEVAQNGKEAYELFLQGGFNLILMDLRMPVMDGFESTALIRKIDQDIPIIALTASAFGDEKDRVHASGFTGYLTKPFIPEDFYAYIFPFLGVQTAKVS; this is encoded by the coding sequence TTGAAAAATATAGCTTATGCCAAGTCTTTCGAAAGGCTTTGGCAGTCAGAAGCGGAGGCGGAGAATAAATTATACAACAAGCTCTTCTGTATCGCTTTCCTACTCTGTAACCCAGCAGCCTCTATTGGTTTTTACCTGGCCAATGACCCGTTTTATTTAACATTACTTTACACACATTGCATTTCAAGCAGTCTGATCGCAGTGCTTTTGCTATTGCATTACAAAAAAGTGATCACGGGCCAGCAAATGAGTTTTATCACGCAGATCATGCTGATCTGCTTTTATACTTACCTCCTTGCACAACCACACAGGTCCTACGCGCAGTCGTGTCTTAACCTTACATTGGGTATCATTTTTACGGGGCTGATTTTGCGCTGGCCAGTCCGGTACGCGCTCGCGTCGTCGTTGCTAAGCATCATACTTTACCCCGCCGCGATTTATTTTCTTGGGGAGCCGTCAGCATTAAAGATGTTCTTTGCAGAAGGCGGCGTTTTCTTGTTACTCGCGCAATTCCTGTTTCCTTTTGTGATGAAGGTCAGTGTTGGAAAAGACAAGCGGGAGTTCTATTACCGGTATAATTTGCAAGAGCAGAATGTTGAGCTTGAAAAGCAAAAGACGATTGCGGAAAATGCTACGAAGGCGAAGTCGGATTTCCTTTCCATGATGAGCCATGAAATACGCACGCCGCTGAACGGGATCGTGGGAATTGTGCATATCATGATGGACGAAGACCAAAATTCAAAAAACAGGAACGAGCTTTTAACAACATTGAAATTCTCTTCCGATCATTTGATGGCCGTTGTGAATGATGTGCTGGATTTCAGTAAGATCAATGCCGATCATATCCAGCTCGACGAGTTTGCTTTTGACCCCGGTTTGCTTTTCGAAAACCTCCGGAAAACATTTGTTCCCAGAACCGACGAAAAAAAGATTGATCTCATCTTTGACATTGATAGCAGGCTGCCGTCGCACATTATCTCGGACAGCGTCCGGCTGAACCAGGTTATAACGAACCTGATTCACAACGCGATTAAGTTTACCGAAACCGGATATGTGAAATTTGTGGTCAGGGAAATTACCCGGGATGATAAAACGGTTCGTTTACACTTCTCCGTGGAAGACACGGGCATAGGGATTCCGGTTGAGGAGCAGCCTACCATTTTTGAAAGCTTTACGCAGGTGCGGCAAGAGGACAGCGAGAATAAAGGGACGGGCCTGGGACTGGCTATTTCCAAAGAATTGCTTCTGCTGTTCAAAAGTGACATTTTTCTTGAAAGCGAGCCTGGGAAAGGATCTGTTTTTTCATTTGAGATACAATTCCCCTATCTGGAAGAAGAAGTGACCGTAAAGCCGGTTCCTCTCAAAAAGATCATGACGGCAATAGCCTTTCCGCAGGCAAAAGTGCTTGTTGCCGACGATAATAAAATTAATGTAACGCTGGCGACCATGCTGCTGAAAAGAAAGAACATTCTTTTTGAAGTTGCGCAGAATGGGAAAGAAGCCTACGAGCTTTTTCTGCAAGGAGGCTTTAACCTCATCCTGATGGATCTGAGGATGCCGGTCATGGACGGTTTTGAAAGCACCGCGCTGATCAGGAAGATCGACCAGGACATTCCGATCATCGCATTGACAGCATCTGCATTTGGGGACGAAAAGGATCGTGTCCATGCCAGCGGGTTCACGGGTTACCTTACCAAACCGTTTATTCCCGAAGATTTCTACGCTTATATTTTCCCTTTCCTGGGCGTTCAGACAGCCAAAGTTTCCTAG
- a CDS encoding ArnT family glycosyltransferase, with protein sequence MRDVEPVLQRYFPWLLTIGIALNVPGLWLEIIEPDGALYATIAKHIVQHRDWINLWGDGHDWLDKPHFPFWMAAISYKIFGINSFAYKFPAFLFWLLGLYYTFLTARDLFNVTVARISVLISAVALHSTLANFDVRAEPYLTTCIIAAVWHMLGVYQKKGGGHIVAAALFAACAIMTKGIFVLLTIGGGWVLFWIFTSQWQQFINYRWWVMLILSFIFITPELYSLYAQFDLHPEKIVFGKTGVSGLKFFFWDSQFGRFFNTGPIKGSGNATFFMHTTLWAFLPWSIGLVSGIVYLIRFDTNRAPVRWAIYGSTLLTFILFSLSRFQLPHYIVILFPYFSIITAYFLYQKSKHVKLHILARVQQVLVFIIAIAVIALLYFTGLKNEWLATGLTCLIVAVVNIIRFQNALQRILYHGYAMAAIIYIFLFLFFYPFLLQYQSGRSAARTIWANDPKPPVAAYKSFSYSLEFYAPGDVKITHTSQELGAFMAQKPCYIYTSPELADSLIKAGVNADVLDKPAYFRITKLKSKFLNKNTRNTMIEKRSLLYVR encoded by the coding sequence ATGCGTGATGTTGAGCCCGTACTGCAACGTTATTTTCCCTGGTTACTGACAATCGGCATTGCACTGAATGTTCCCGGCTTGTGGCTCGAAATCATCGAACCCGACGGTGCCCTTTACGCCACCATTGCCAAGCACATTGTACAGCACCGCGATTGGATCAACTTGTGGGGCGACGGCCACGACTGGCTCGATAAGCCGCATTTCCCCTTCTGGATGGCTGCGATCAGTTACAAAATTTTTGGAATAAACAGTTTTGCTTATAAGTTTCCCGCTTTTCTTTTCTGGCTCCTGGGGCTCTATTATACTTTTTTAACGGCGCGGGATCTTTTCAATGTTACTGTGGCCCGGATTTCAGTGTTGATCTCAGCGGTTGCTTTGCACAGCACACTGGCGAATTTTGATGTCCGTGCGGAACCTTATCTGACCACCTGTATTATTGCCGCCGTATGGCATATGTTAGGTGTTTATCAAAAAAAAGGGGGGGGCCATATCGTTGCCGCTGCACTTTTCGCAGCTTGTGCGATCATGACCAAAGGGATTTTCGTGTTGCTTACCATTGGCGGCGGCTGGGTTCTTTTCTGGATTTTTACCTCACAATGGCAACAATTTATCAATTACCGTTGGTGGGTAATGCTCATCCTTAGCTTCATATTCATTACGCCTGAATTATACAGTCTTTACGCACAATTTGATCTGCATCCTGAGAAAATCGTTTTTGGGAAAACCGGCGTTTCCGGCTTGAAATTCTTTTTCTGGGACAGTCAGTTCGGTCGCTTTTTCAACACCGGACCGATCAAGGGAAGCGGGAATGCTACTTTTTTTATGCACACCACATTATGGGCCTTTCTTCCCTGGTCGATCGGTTTGGTAAGCGGGATTGTCTATTTGATCCGCTTTGATACAAACAGGGCGCCTGTGCGCTGGGCTATTTACGGCAGCACATTGCTGACATTCATATTGTTCTCGTTGTCGCGGTTTCAGCTCCCGCACTACATTGTGATCCTGTTTCCCTATTTCTCGATCATTACCGCCTATTTTTTATACCAAAAATCGAAGCATGTCAAATTGCACATTCTCGCAAGGGTTCAGCAGGTTTTGGTTTTCATCATTGCTATTGCAGTGATCGCCCTACTGTATTTTACGGGGCTAAAAAACGAATGGCTGGCAACTGGGCTAACATGTCTGATCGTGGCGGTCGTAAACATTATCCGCTTTCAGAACGCATTACAACGGATTTTATATCATGGATATGCCATGGCGGCCATTATTTACATCTTCTTATTCCTGTTCTTCTATCCATTCCTGCTTCAATATCAATCTGGCCGAAGCGCAGCCAGAACCATTTGGGCAAATGATCCCAAACCTCCGGTTGCGGCCTATAAATCGTTTTCCTATTCTCTTGAATTTTACGCGCCCGGCGACGTGAAAATTACGCATACCAGCCAGGAACTGGGTGCGTTTATGGCGCAGAAGCCCTGCTACATTTATACATCCCCGGAACTCGCAGACAGCCTTATCAAAGCCGGCGTGAATGCCGATGTGCTCGATAAACCGGCCTATTTTCGCATTACAAAATTGAAGTCCAAATTCTTAAATAAAAACACCAGAAATACGATGATTGAGAAGCGCAGCTTACTATACGTCAGGTAA
- a CDS encoding aldo/keto reductase: protein MEYRQLGASGLKVPVLSFGTGTFGGGGDFFKAWGNTQTDEAARLVHLCMDAGITFFDTANVYSQGLSEEILGKAIIGLRDKIVLSTKATFKMGSGPNDYGSSRFHLVRSCEDSLRRLKTDYIDIYHMHGFDGNTPVEETLSALNDLITAGKVRYIACSNFSGWHLMKSLSVSEKYGWSKYIAHQAHYSLISREFEWELMPLGVDQNIGTIVWSPLSAGRLGGKYRRNQPIPPDGRIAQGGGEGPEIPEEFFFHLIDVLDELAAETGKTVAQVALNWLLQRPTVSNVVIGARNEEQLKQNLGAVGWNLDLEQVKKLDAASDKSPIYPYWHQRKNTALNPLPDFYGKFNR from the coding sequence ATGGAGTACAGACAATTGGGCGCATCCGGCTTGAAAGTTCCGGTGCTGAGCTTCGGAACAGGCACATTTGGTGGTGGCGGCGACTTCTTCAAAGCCTGGGGAAATACGCAAACAGATGAGGCCGCGCGGCTCGTCCATCTGTGTATGGATGCAGGAATAACATTTTTTGATACAGCCAACGTTTATTCCCAGGGTTTGTCGGAGGAGATCCTAGGAAAAGCGATCATCGGATTACGCGACAAAATTGTCCTTTCCACCAAAGCCACATTCAAGATGGGTTCTGGGCCAAACGATTACGGCTCTTCCCGGTTCCACCTTGTAAGATCCTGCGAAGACAGCCTCCGCCGACTCAAAACAGATTACATTGATATTTATCACATGCACGGATTTGACGGGAATACGCCTGTTGAAGAAACACTTAGCGCATTGAATGACCTGATCACAGCCGGTAAGGTGCGTTACATTGCATGTTCCAATTTTTCGGGATGGCATCTGATGAAATCACTTTCGGTTTCGGAAAAGTACGGCTGGTCTAAATACATTGCCCACCAGGCCCACTACTCGCTTATCAGTCGCGAATTTGAGTGGGAACTAATGCCGCTGGGTGTTGATCAGAACATTGGGACAATTGTTTGGAGTCCGCTTTCGGCTGGCAGGCTCGGCGGAAAATACAGGAGAAACCAACCGATCCCGCCGGATGGCCGCATTGCGCAGGGCGGGGGAGAAGGGCCCGAGATCCCGGAGGAATTCTTCTTCCATCTCATTGATGTGCTGGACGAACTGGCTGCTGAAACCGGCAAAACAGTGGCGCAGGTTGCACTCAACTGGCTGTTGCAAAGGCCTACGGTAAGCAATGTGGTAATCGGGGCCCGGAATGAAGAGCAACTCAAACAGAATCTGGGTGCCGTAGGCTGGAACCTGGACCTTGAACAGGTTAAGAAGCTTGACGCGGCAAGTGACAAATCGCCGATATATCCTTACTGGCACCAGCGCAAAAATACGGCGCTCAACCCATTGCCCGATTTTTATGGGAAGTTTAACCGCTAA